The stretch of DNA ATCTGCTGATCGTCGTCGGCGCGCGGCTGGGGGAGGCGACGACCGATGGCTATACGCTCGTCACCCCGGATCATCCGGGCCAGACCCTCGTCCATATCCATCCTGATCCGGAGGAACTGCACAGCGTCTACCGGACCGATCTGGCGATCTGCGCCGACATGGCGGGCTTTGCCCGTGCCGCGCCCGCCGCGCGCCATCGGCCCGACGGAGCGGAGGCGCATCGCCAGTGGCAGTCATGGTCGACCCCGGCCCCGCGTGACGGCGTGACGCTCGACCTCGGCCAGTGCGTGGCGGCGATGCGCGCGCAGCTGCCGGCGGACACCATCATCTGCAACGGCGCGGGCAATTTTTCCGGATGGTGGCACCGTTACTGGCCCTATCAGGGTCATGGCACCCAGCTGGCGCCGACCGCAGGCGCCATGGGCTATGGCGTGCCCGCGGCGGTGGCGGCGGCGCTGCGCTGCCCCGGCCGGCAGGTCGTGGCGCTGGCGGGCGACGGCGATTTCCTGATGAACGGGCAGGAACTGGCAACCGCGCTGCGCCACCGGCTCGACCTGATCGTGATCGTCGTCGACAATGGCGGCTATGGCACGATCCGCATGCATCAGGAGCGCGAATATCCGCGCCGCGTGTCGGGAACCGAACTCGCCAATCCGGATTTCGCCGCCTTTGCCCGGGCATTCGGCGGCTGGGCCGAGCGGGTGGAACGCACCGCCGATTTCGCCCCTGCCCTTGCCCGCGCGACCGCCGAACGCGGCGTCCGCCTGCTCCACCTCGTCACCGATATCGAGGTGATCAGCGCGGCCACGACGATCAGCGCGCTGCGCGGCTGAGCGCGGGCCGGGCCTGTCAGGGCATGCGCGGTTCAGCGCATGTCCGGACAGGCCGTCACGCCCGCTCACCAGGTTCGTCGTGCAGCCGCCGGCGGATGCGGGCGAGCGCGAGCCAGACCAGCGCCACCACGACCGGCGCGAGCACGGCTGAGGCCAGCGCCACGTCAAAGCCCGGCCAGAGGTGCGACAGGCCTTTGAGCGGATAGACGAGCAGCGAAAAGGCGTAATAGGAGATCGCGGCGACCGACAGCCCCTCGACCGTCTGCTGCAGGCGCAGCTGCGCGAGCGTGCGCCGGTTCATCGATTGCAGCAGATCGGCGTTAATCGCCTGCGTCACCAGCTCGATGCGGGTGTTGAGCATCTGCCCGGCGCGGGCGATGCGGGCGATGACCGCGCGTTCGCGCTGCGCCACGCTTGCACAGGTGCGCATCGCCGGCCCCAGCCGCCGGTCCATGAACTGGCCGATGGTCTGCATGCCGGGGATCGGGCTTTCGCGCAGCGAGGCGATGCGGCCGAGCACGATCTCGTAATAGGCATCGCCCGCGGCGAAGCGGAAATTGGTCGAGGCGCTGAGCGCCTCCATCCGCCCCGACAAAGTGA from Sphingomonas changnyeongensis encodes:
- a CDS encoding thiamine pyrophosphate-binding protein → MTGPRTGGRILVDNLSAQGCDRIFTVPGESFLAVLDALHDTPAIDLVVARQEGGVAFMAAADGKLTGRPGIAFVTRGPGATNATIGVHVAMQDSLPMILFIGDVARGDRDREAFQEVDFGQMFGPLAKKVLRIEDVRRIPEYVARAYATAMAGRPGPVVIVLPEDMLCDTAEAVDRPRVERPGQAPDPQALARLAGLIDAAERPVAIIGGADWSAEAGTAFADWATRIGLPVAAAFRRQDAVPNDCPVWAGNLGYGPNPALVARIRAADLLIVVGARLGEATTDGYTLVTPDHPGQTLVHIHPDPEELHSVYRTDLAICADMAGFARAAPAARHRPDGAEAHRQWQSWSTPAPRDGVTLDLGQCVAAMRAQLPADTIICNGAGNFSGWWHRYWPYQGHGTQLAPTAGAMGYGVPAAVAAALRCPGRQVVALAGDGDFLMNGQELATALRHRLDLIVIVVDNGGYGTIRMHQEREYPRRVSGTELANPDFAAFARAFGGWAERVERTADFAPALARATAERGVRLLHLVTDIEVISAATTISALRG